In one Culex quinquefasciatus strain JHB chromosome 2, VPISU_Cqui_1.0_pri_paternal, whole genome shotgun sequence genomic region, the following are encoded:
- the LOC6053853 gene encoding uncharacterized protein LOC6053853 yields MAQQVQLVFKTALKATQGGAPTIGRSMSTGPLGTIDASSLSPKRTPGQGLHVTVQRDYPAAAALPLPANIDPTETTRFSPQRARDINSSAMLTHPHHQIDVTVDSSPYSAAATVDPHVQSYDCRGAVSLNSAMQSNVPSPFGGMHKFSHLNMPGGGWAQEGKYLAHDLNSSHYINLRKEVRSEWSSYEDKPRAGTSVLLARIDQAGLLGPKTNSSSDSNGTVRKFSTEAKQSTEGEQGKGTGQEQVGTVSRKDRLKKAVKEYGSTVIVFHVGISLASLGACYLLVSSGIDVVALLERFGWGDSALASKAGAGAGTFVIAYAIHKVFAPVRISITLGATPLIVRALRKRGILKPPTPTNK; encoded by the exons CTTCGTCCCTCTCGCCCAAGCGCACCCCTGGCCAAGGCCTCCACGTGACCGTCCAACGGGACTACCCGGCCGCCGCAGCCCTCCCACTGCCGGCCAACATTGACCCCACGGAAACGACGCGCTTTTCACCGCAACGCGCCCGCGACATAAACTCGTCGGCAATGCTGACCCATCCGCACCACCAGATCGACGTCACGGTGGACAGTTCGCCGTACTCCGCCGCCGCGACGGTTGATCCGCACGTACAGTCGTACGATTGCCGTGGGGCCGTGAGCCTAAACTCGGCCATGCAGAGCAACGTGCCGAGTCCGTTCGGTGGAATGCACAAGTTTTCGCACCTGAACATGCCCGGCGGCGGATGGGCCCAGGAGGGAAAGTATCTGGCCCACGACCTCAACTCGTCGCACTACATCAACCTGCGCAAGGAGGTCCGCTCGGAGTGGTCCAGCTACGAGGACAAACCCAGAGCAGGTACATCGGTGCTGCTGGCACGAATTGACCAAGCTGGCTTGCTCGGGCCTAAAACTAACAGCTCTTCTGATTCTAATGGTACCGTGAGAAAATTCTCCACCGAAGCTAAACAATCGACTGAGGGGGAACAGGGTAAGGGAACGGGACAGGAACAGGTTGGTACGGTTTCGCGCAAGGATCGCCTCAAGAAGGCGGTCAAGGAGTACGGTTCGACCGTGATTGTGTTCCACGTTGGGATCAGCTTGGCGTCGTTGGGCGCGTGCTATCTGCTGGTTTCCAG CGGAATAGACGTGGTCGCGCTGCTGGAGCGCTTCGGGTGGGGCGACTCGGCCCTGGCCAGCAAGGCCGGCGCCGGTGCCGGAACGTTCGTGATCGCGTACGCCATCCACAAAGTATTCGCCCCGGTTAGGATAAGCATTACGTTGGGCGCGACGCCGCTGATTGTACGCGCGCTGCGCAAACGTGGCATTCTGAAGCCACCAACGCCAACCAACAAGTAG